The Deltaproteobacteria bacterium genome window below encodes:
- a CDS encoding molybdenum cofactor biosynthesis protein MoaE: MSELVRIQEKDFSIDEEVRRVTAASKGIGAVVTFLGAARDFSKGETITGLSFEHYPVMAEKKLADIRERALKNFNIIEMGIVHRIGKIDIGENIVLIVAASAHRNDAFMACEWAITELKRTTPIWKSETTSKGEVWVSETP, translated from the coding sequence ATGTCCGAACTCGTAAGGATACAGGAAAAGGACTTTTCGATTGATGAAGAGGTGCGCCGCGTAACTGCCGCCTCAAAGGGCATAGGCGCGGTAGTGACTTTTTTAGGCGCCGCGCGGGACTTCTCGAAAGGCGAGACCATAACCGGCCTTTCCTTCGAGCATTACCCGGTGATGGCCGAGAAAAAGCTCGCGGACATAAGGGAGAGGGCCCTAAAGAACTTCAATATAATCGAGATGGGCATAGTCCACAGGATAGGGAAGATAGACATAGGCGAGAACATCGTCCTTATCGTGGCCGCGTCCGCGCACAGGAACGACGCCTTCATGGCCTGCGAGTGGGCCATAACCGAGCTTAAGAGGACGACCCCCATCTGGAAGAGCGAGACGACTTCAAAAGGCGAGGTCTGGGTCTCGGAGACGCCTTAG
- a CDS encoding DUF4388 domain-containing protein, producing MGVKGRLRDMSLVDIIQIFNAERKTVAIHLGSELGYGRVYLKDGQIVHSVYRDTIGADGFFQLLAWKDGEFEVEPDAVTHDRTINESSEGLILEGLRRLDEARGKDTRAGGNVGDLESIRLMNRLIELEILEKA from the coding sequence GTGGGCGTTAAGGGCAGGCTCAGGGACATGAGCCTCGTTGACATCATCCAGATCTTCAACGCGGAGCGGAAGACGGTCGCGATACACTTGGGCTCGGAACTCGGCTACGGCAGGGTCTATCTGAAGGACGGACAGATAGTCCACTCCGTTTACAGGGACACCATCGGCGCGGACGGCTTTTTCCAGCTACTTGCGTGGAAAGACGGGGAGTTCGAGGTGGAGCCTGACGCGGTCACGCACGACAGGACCATAAACGAGTCCTCGGAGGGGCTCATACTCGAAGGCCTCCGGAGGCTTGACGAGGCCAGGGGCAAGGACACGCGGGCCGGGGGGAACGTGGGGGACCTGGAGTCGATAAGGCTCATGAACAGGCTCATAGAGCTTGAGATACTGGAGAAGGCCTGA
- a CDS encoding GAF domain-containing protein — protein MSAEVKNIALIGANKEGLKLLPILLGDQRTRIRLIADPNKNAMLFKLKELGYRIASRFNVETTTDLESLKRIPDLDVIVNALQDQATEKFLEAPEFRDVEKLGPLSTRLIWGVRASTAHEGHHHDKVHEQANLLTSFREIVDAVRLTIDRKELLSVILKLATESTRAERGSIMLMNDEKMLRVEIAKGMDEEVVRKIRVSVGEGVSGKVAGTAKPLLLSGKAKSGQFSRPMDRSDVKSAMSVPLVVNGEVIGVINVSSSESTHVFTEEDLNFLTSLAGLAAEVIQRSNEYEKLRVDSAKFTFWKEVDSLMSSNQPMEKRLSAVCKRLVEIVPGLTCFIYVLDDDSGRLMLQASSIRDTKGLGLLTLRPGEGIEGASLDGIVDTFLVDRTEHGHIKKVYLSLPMITKGRLVGTLNGQIISHGGLSVYHESFLKDIRTLLAESIWKHKQSEKDKLRSRKMFAVDEAGLEMISMKDPKKLVTIIATTPAAILGAEGALLRIKQAGSKRFQTAATYGLDDAAVRDYFLPFEKETVMEVLRRREPVMREFSEEVSPYIRSVLSKPIMIGDEIIAVLSLFNKTGDNSIFACAFSKQDLEILARFCVYAEKSLANMHTPAPKEAKKEAEATGPAPLTIFEEKVEQELNRARRFDRGLVLATIRVAGLKDMGPGKSDFETKLIGEIRKKTRSFDIVIRLNEETFGFLFLDTDEKVTRLLHSISAVIANEPAFKSAFSEGRADILYGYATFPREGDSFTELFSKASNRIKLDLNRVHEPEVKELGQQW, from the coding sequence ATGTCCGCCGAGGTCAAGAACATAGCCCTGATAGGCGCGAACAAGGAAGGATTGAAGCTCCTGCCCATCCTTCTCGGGGACCAGCGGACCCGCATCCGCCTCATCGCCGACCCGAACAAGAACGCCATGCTCTTTAAATTGAAGGAGCTCGGATACCGCATAGCATCGAGGTTCAACGTCGAGACGACGACCGATCTCGAAAGCCTCAAAAGGATACCCGACCTCGACGTAATCGTGAACGCGCTCCAGGACCAGGCGACGGAGAAGTTCCTCGAAGCCCCTGAGTTCAGGGACGTCGAAAAGCTCGGGCCGCTTTCCACCAGGCTCATATGGGGGGTGAGGGCCTCGACTGCCCACGAAGGGCACCACCATGACAAGGTGCACGAGCAGGCAAACCTCCTCACCTCTTTCCGCGAAATAGTCGACGCCGTAAGGCTCACCATAGACAGGAAAGAGCTCCTTTCAGTAATCCTGAAGCTCGCTACCGAGTCCACCCGCGCCGAGCGCGGCTCGATTATGCTCATGAACGACGAGAAGATGCTCAGGGTCGAGATCGCGAAGGGCATGGACGAGGAGGTCGTGAGGAAGATACGGGTCTCGGTGGGCGAGGGCGTCTCCGGGAAGGTGGCGGGCACTGCAAAGCCGTTGCTCTTGAGTGGAAAGGCCAAGTCCGGGCAGTTCTCGCGGCCCATGGACCGCAGCGACGTAAAGAGCGCCATGTCCGTCCCGCTCGTCGTAAACGGCGAGGTCATCGGGGTCATAAACGTAAGCTCGAGCGAATCGACGCACGTTTTTACAGAGGAGGACCTTAACTTTCTCACGAGCCTTGCCGGGCTTGCCGCCGAGGTCATACAGAGGTCGAACGAGTACGAGAAGCTCCGGGTCGACTCAGCCAAGTTCACCTTCTGGAAAGAAGTGGACTCGCTCATGTCCTCCAACCAGCCCATGGAGAAGCGCCTTAGCGCCGTGTGCAAGCGGCTTGTGGAGATAGTGCCGGGCCTTACCTGCTTCATCTACGTCCTGGACGACGATTCCGGAAGGCTCATGCTCCAGGCCTCGAGCATAAGGGACACCAAGGGGCTGGGGCTCTTGACGCTCCGTCCGGGCGAGGGCATCGAGGGCGCCTCTCTCGACGGTATCGTAGACACCTTCCTCGTGGACAGGACCGAGCACGGCCATATAAAGAAGGTCTATCTTTCGCTGCCGATGATAACAAAGGGGCGGCTCGTGGGCACGCTCAACGGCCAGATAATATCCCACGGCGGGCTTTCGGTCTACCACGAGTCCTTCTTGAAGGACATACGGACCCTCCTTGCCGAGAGCATATGGAAGCACAAGCAGAGCGAGAAAGACAAGCTCCGCTCAAGGAAGATGTTCGCGGTGGACGAGGCGGGCCTCGAGATGATATCCATGAAGGACCCGAAGAAGCTCGTCACCATAATCGCAACCACCCCTGCGGCGATACTCGGGGCGGAAGGCGCGCTCTTGCGGATAAAGCAGGCAGGCTCCAAGAGGTTCCAGACGGCCGCCACCTACGGACTCGATGACGCGGCCGTCCGGGACTACTTCCTTCCGTTCGAGAAGGAGACGGTGATGGAGGTCCTACGGAGGAGAGAGCCGGTCATGCGCGAGTTTTCCGAGGAGGTGAGCCCGTACATAAGGTCGGTCCTCTCGAAGCCCATAATGATAGGTGACGAGATAATCGCCGTGCTTTCGCTCTTCAACAAGACCGGGGACAACTCGATATTCGCGTGCGCCTTCTCGAAGCAGGACCTGGAGATACTCGCCCGGTTTTGCGTGTATGCCGAAAAGTCGCTCGCAAACATGCACACGCCGGCGCCGAAGGAGGCCAAAAAGGAGGCCGAGGCTACGGGCCCTGCGCCCCTTACCATCTTCGAGGAGAAGGTCGAGCAGGAGCTTAACCGCGCAAGGAGGTTCGACAGGGGGCTGGTCCTTGCTACGATAAGGGTCGCGGGCCTCAAGGACATGGGCCCCGGCAAATCCGACTTCGAGACGAAGCTCATAGGAGAGATAAGGAAAAAGACCAGGAGCTTCGACATCGTCATAAGGCTTAACGAGGAGACCTTCGGCTTCCTTTTCCTCGATACCGACGAAAAGGTAACAAGGCTCCTCCATTCCATATCCGCGGTCATTGCGAACGAGCCGGCGTTTAAGAGCGCCTTTTCAGAGGGCAGGGCGGACATACTCTACGGGTATGCGACTTTCCCTAGAGAGGGCGACTCTTTCACGGAGCTCTTCTCAAAGGCCTCGAACAGGATCAAGCTGGACCTCAACAGGGTCCATGAACCCGAAGTCAAGGAACTGGGTCAGCAATGGTGA
- the mog gene encoding molybdopterin adenylyltransferase → MVRVGILTMSDKGSRGEREDLSGAEIERMIKTLPAEVKAYEVIPDETDIIKAKLIEYADVLNLDLILTTGGTGVTPRDVTPEATKAVIERELPGMSEAMRAESLKKTPNAMISRAVCGIRKCSLIINLPGSPRAVRENLAVVMPALNHTIEKIKGSKEECGRG, encoded by the coding sequence ATGGTAAGAGTCGGAATACTCACGATGAGCGACAAGGGCTCGCGCGGCGAAAGGGAGGACCTTAGCGGCGCTGAGATCGAGCGCATGATAAAGACGCTCCCCGCCGAGGTAAAGGCCTATGAGGTCATCCCGGACGAGACGGACATAATCAAGGCCAAGCTCATTGAATACGCCGATGTTTTGAATCTGGACCTCATCCTCACTACCGGCGGCACCGGAGTGACACCCAGGGACGTGACCCCCGAGGCCACCAAGGCCGTAATCGAAAGGGAGCTCCCCGGAATGTCGGAGGCCATGCGCGCCGAGAGCCTCAAGAAGACCCCCAACGCAATGATATCCCGCGCGGTCTGCGGGATACGGAAATGCTCCCTCATAATTAACCTCCCCGGAAGCCCCAGGGCCGTCCGCGAAAACCTCGCGGTAGTCATGCCCGCCCTAAACCACACGATAGAGAAGATAAAAGGAAGCAAGGAGGAGTGCGGGAGGGGGTAG
- a CDS encoding glutamate-5-semialdehyde dehydrogenase — translation MSVKDGVLGIARAAKEASYGVARLDTATKNRALVKMAEGLLNASDFLKKENRKDVEAATAKGLQKAMVERLTLSDKVIGSMAAGLKEVAALPDPVGEITGMQKRPNGLMVGRMRIPIGVIGIIYESRPNVTADAAGLCLKSGNAVILRGGSEAINSNNAIAKVLNEACAEAGVPSGAIQVIPTTEREAVLEMLKLEEEIDLIIPRGGEGLIRFVVENSKIPVIKHYKGVCHVFVDESADLGMAERIAFNAKVQRPGVCNAMETLLVHKEIAPKFLPAMYEKYKAAGVEVRGCERTREILKDATPATEEDWGAEYLDLILAVKVVDGMDEAIKHIARYGSLHTESIITKDYGNAQRFLREVNSSTVLVNASTRFSDGFQLGLGAEIGISTTKIHAFGPMGLEELTTRKFIIYGEGQVRE, via the coding sequence ATGTCTGTAAAGGATGGTGTCCTGGGGATCGCAAGGGCCGCGAAAGAGGCCTCTTACGGTGTTGCGAGGCTCGATACGGCCACAAAGAACCGGGCCCTTGTGAAAATGGCCGAGGGGCTTTTGAACGCCTCGGATTTTTTAAAGAAGGAAAACCGGAAGGACGTGGAGGCCGCCACTGCCAAGGGCCTGCAGAAGGCCATGGTCGAGAGACTCACCCTTTCTGACAAGGTCATCGGTTCCATGGCGGCCGGGCTAAAGGAAGTCGCGGCCCTGCCGGACCCGGTGGGAGAGATAACCGGGATGCAGAAGAGGCCCAACGGCCTCATGGTCGGAAGGATGCGCATCCCCATAGGGGTGATAGGCATAATATACGAGTCCAGGCCTAACGTGACCGCCGACGCAGCCGGGCTCTGCCTTAAGTCCGGGAACGCCGTGATACTCCGGGGCGGGAGCGAGGCCATAAACTCCAATAACGCCATCGCGAAGGTCCTGAATGAGGCCTGCGCTGAAGCTGGCGTGCCTTCGGGCGCGATACAGGTCATACCCACGACCGAGAGGGAGGCCGTCCTCGAGATGCTCAAGCTCGAGGAAGAAATAGACCTCATAATACCCCGGGGCGGAGAGGGGCTTATAAGGTTCGTCGTCGAGAACTCGAAGATACCCGTAATAAAGCACTATAAAGGCGTCTGCCACGTCTTTGTCGACGAATCGGCCGACCTCGGTATGGCCGAGAGAATAGCCTTCAACGCCAAGGTCCAGAGGCCCGGCGTCTGCAACGCAATGGAAACGCTCCTTGTCCATAAGGAGATAGCCCCGAAGTTCCTTCCCGCCATGTATGAGAAGTACAAAGCGGCCGGGGTGGAAGTGAGGGGTTGCGAAAGGACGAGGGAGATTTTGAAAGACGCTACCCCGGCAACTGAAGAGGACTGGGGAGCCGAGTACCTCGACCTGATACTCGCGGTAAAGGTGGTCGACGGCATGGACGAGGCCATAAAGCACATAGCCCGGTACGGCTCTCTTCATACCGAGTCCATCATTACGAAGGACTACGGGAACGCGCAGAGGTTTTTGCGAGAGGTCAACTCCTCCACAGTGCTCGTTAACGCCTCCACGAGGTTCTCGGACGGCTTCCAGCTCGGGCTCGGCGCGGAGATAGGCATATCCACTACCAAGATACACGCCTTCGGGCCAATGGGCCTTGAGGAGCTTACTACCCGCAAATTCATAATCTACGGCGAAGGCCAGGTAAGGGAATAG
- a CDS encoding MoaD/ThiS family protein, which translates to MVTVRFFAMLKGLAKTEIKEYDISSPLPLEELKSIIKRDFPALQGLLDSRSVLVSINQEFAEKGAVVKDGDEVSFLPPFSGG; encoded by the coding sequence ATGGTGACAGTAAGGTTCTTCGCCATGCTCAAGGGGCTTGCGAAGACAGAGATAAAGGAATACGACATAAGCTCGCCTCTGCCGCTTGAGGAGCTCAAGTCCATCATAAAAAGGGACTTCCCGGCCCTTCAGGGGCTGCTTGACAGCCGCTCGGTGCTCGTCTCCATAAACCAGGAGTTCGCTGAAAAAGGCGCGGTTGTGAAGGACGGCGACGAGGTGAGTTTCCTGCCGCCCTTCTCGGGCGGGTAG